In a genomic window of Hyalangium gracile:
- a CDS encoding RNA polymerase sigma factor — translation MSESTLHSMHEKRRRTEALIQAHRPALLKIARRLCGTSGMDPEDLVQETLERALVHFERLEDKGVEAREAWLGATLTNRFLDHCRRRKTEARAQQTLGAVQEQETSLEGAAREAWERVPDAAFQEAINRLDEKHRSAYVLHAQGHKYQAISRQLGVPMGTVATWLYQARGRLKQLLTPLVSGEGKEQEAGWQ, via the coding sequence TTGAGCGAGAGCACGCTGCACAGCATGCACGAGAAGCGGCGGCGCACCGAAGCGCTCATCCAGGCGCACCGGCCCGCGCTGCTGAAGATCGCGCGGAGGCTCTGCGGGACCAGCGGCATGGATCCGGAGGACCTGGTGCAGGAGACGCTCGAGCGCGCCCTGGTCCACTTCGAGCGGCTGGAGGACAAAGGGGTGGAAGCCCGAGAGGCCTGGCTGGGTGCGACGCTGACGAACCGCTTCCTCGACCACTGCCGGCGGCGGAAGACCGAGGCACGGGCGCAGCAGACGCTCGGCGCGGTACAGGAGCAGGAGACGTCGCTCGAGGGCGCGGCGCGGGAGGCCTGGGAGCGCGTGCCCGACGCGGCCTTCCAGGAGGCCATCAACCGGCTGGACGAGAAGCACCGCTCGGCCTACGTGCTCCACGCCCAGGGGCACAAGTACCAGGCCATCTCGCGCCAGCTCGGAGTGCCCATGGGCACCGTGGCGACGTGGCTGTACCAGGCCCGAGGCAGGCTCAAGCAGCTGCTCACGCCGCTGGTCTCCGGCGAAGGCAAGGAGCAGGAGGCTGGCTGGCAATGA
- a CDS encoding O-antigen ligase family protein has product MRRAVTIVLAVWAVGLVLAEGLLQISAGAAMLLALVLAVRKALRLEPDVRAYVRAALALMAWQLVSPAVALVTGAAERWPRGARYGQALDTVATAAVASIGTVGVPWLLLGGLVAGGWLLSSALGLFQHFVLWEWEPPAFLKLNLSRLQENFGTEEKPRYAAGGFLFHRLRFSHGAIAVLGPALAVLARGRVAWRRVLAGAVVCALLLAPYAAFARAALLTGFAVCVLALLLLSRGTPRKVGLAVAAALVVLVAVTPAWHERLGKAAENLFGGERSLAMSVGWRLVKAHPLVGVGFGNHKPAALATQAETGITELLATDAHNLWLTTWAETGLVGLVLLATAHLLLARALVRRHRAGSLLATGALLSFVGFHILSLVHYLPFHPSVHLSFSFIWGLGLCRGSEGLGLPRDEGQRRPDTP; this is encoded by the coding sequence GTGCGTCGCGCCGTCACCATCGTCCTGGCCGTGTGGGCCGTCGGGCTCGTCCTCGCGGAGGGCCTCCTGCAGATCTCCGCCGGAGCGGCCATGCTGCTGGCGCTGGTGCTCGCCGTGCGCAAGGCGCTGCGCCTCGAGCCCGATGTCCGGGCCTACGTGCGTGCCGCCCTGGCGCTGATGGCGTGGCAGCTCGTCTCTCCCGCGGTGGCGCTCGTGACGGGCGCGGCGGAGCGCTGGCCTCGCGGGGCTCGCTATGGGCAGGCGCTCGACACGGTGGCCACGGCGGCGGTGGCTTCGATCGGGACGGTGGGTGTGCCGTGGCTGCTGCTCGGTGGACTGGTGGCGGGCGGGTGGTTGCTCTCCTCGGCGCTGGGGCTATTCCAGCACTTCGTGCTCTGGGAGTGGGAGCCGCCGGCCTTCCTCAAGCTGAACCTGTCCCGGCTGCAGGAGAACTTCGGCACGGAGGAGAAGCCGCGCTACGCCGCCGGAGGCTTCCTGTTCCACCGGCTGCGCTTCTCTCATGGCGCCATCGCCGTCCTGGGGCCGGCGCTCGCCGTGCTGGCGCGGGGCAGGGTGGCGTGGCGCAGGGTGCTGGCCGGGGCGGTGGTGTGCGCGCTGCTGCTCGCGCCGTATGCGGCGTTTGCTCGCGCCGCGCTGCTGACCGGGTTCGCCGTGTGCGTGCTGGCGCTGCTGCTACTGAGCCGAGGCACGCCTCGCAAGGTGGGCCTCGCCGTCGCGGCGGCGCTGGTGGTGCTGGTGGCGGTGACGCCCGCCTGGCACGAGCGTCTGGGCAAGGCCGCGGAGAACCTCTTCGGCGGGGAGCGGTCGCTGGCGATGTCCGTGGGCTGGCGGCTCGTGAAGGCGCACCCGCTGGTGGGGGTGGGCTTCGGCAACCACAAGCCCGCCGCGCTCGCGACGCAGGCCGAGACGGGCATCACGGAGTTGCTGGCCACGGACGCGCACAACCTCTGGCTCACGACGTGGGCCGAGACGGGGCTGGTGGGGCTGGTGTTGCTGGCGACGGCCCACCTGCTGCTCGCCCGAGCGCTGGTGCGCAGGCACCGCGCGGGCTCCTTGCTGGCCACGGGCGCGCTGCTCTCCTTCGTGGGGTTCCACATCCTCTCGCTGGTGCACTACCTGCCGTTCCACCCCAGCGTGCACCTGTCCTTCTCGTTCATCTGGGGCCTGGGCCTGTGCCGGGGGAGTGAAGGGCTCGGCCTCCCTCGGGACGAGGGACAGCGCCGCCCGGACACGCCCTGA
- a CDS encoding glycosyltransferase family 4 protein, with product MVRGRMHGIARYALELARRLPALAPDLTFMGLVAPEGLPRDLGALTPSIPLRCARAGFLAPVLEQPMLLADLLELAPDIFHATSFSLPGLWNGRLVATLHDANHLALPENYSPIHSLYYRLIVGPRGKRASALLTVSEFSRDELARHLGLTPYRLQVIAPGVDERYQPPAPSEARDFIQRHRLPERYLAAVGNPKAHKNLGLLAKLAPRLSMPIVLLAGKGAAKELGFPDSTVELAELPEEEMPLFYGAAEALLLPSRYEGFGLPALEAMAAGCPVVASNVSALPEVTGEAALLVPPEDPQAWAEAVLRLLRDDRLRKSLVEKGRERASRYTWDDCARRTLAVYRRVLEKPRSGR from the coding sequence ATGGTCCGTGGCCGGATGCACGGCATCGCACGCTATGCGCTGGAGCTGGCGCGCCGGCTGCCCGCGCTCGCGCCGGACCTGACCTTCATGGGGCTCGTGGCTCCCGAGGGCCTTCCCCGGGACCTGGGTGCGCTCACGCCGTCCATCCCGCTGCGCTGTGCTCGCGCGGGCTTCCTGGCGCCCGTCCTGGAGCAGCCCATGCTCCTGGCGGATCTCCTGGAGCTCGCCCCGGACATCTTCCATGCCACGTCGTTCTCGCTGCCGGGGCTGTGGAACGGAAGGCTCGTGGCCACGCTCCACGATGCCAACCACCTGGCGCTGCCGGAGAACTACAGCCCCATCCACTCGCTCTACTATCGGCTCATCGTCGGCCCTCGGGGGAAGCGCGCCTCGGCGCTGCTGACCGTGTCCGAGTTCTCTCGCGACGAGCTGGCCAGACACCTGGGCCTGACGCCCTACCGGCTCCAGGTCATCGCGCCGGGAGTGGATGAGCGCTACCAGCCTCCGGCGCCCTCCGAGGCCCGGGACTTCATCCAGCGACACCGCCTGCCCGAGCGCTACCTCGCGGCGGTCGGCAACCCCAAGGCGCACAAGAACCTGGGGCTGCTGGCGAAGCTCGCGCCGCGGCTGTCCATGCCCATCGTCCTGCTGGCGGGAAAGGGCGCGGCGAAGGAGCTGGGGTTCCCCGACTCCACCGTGGAGCTGGCGGAGCTGCCCGAGGAGGAGATGCCCCTCTTCTATGGCGCGGCGGAGGCGCTGCTGCTGCCCTCGCGCTACGAGGGCTTCGGGCTGCCGGCCCTGGAGGCGATGGCGGCGGGGTGTCCGGTGGTGGCCTCGAACGTCTCGGCGCTTCCGGAAGTCACGGGCGAGGCGGCGCTCCTGGTGCCTCCGGAGGATCCGCAGGCCTGGGCCGAGGCCGTGCTCCGCCTCCTGAGAGACGACCGGCTGCGCAAGAGCCTGGTGGAGAAGGGCCGGGAGCGAGCCTCGCGCTACACCTGGGACGACTGCGCCAGGCGCACCCTCGCCGTCTACCGGCGGGTGCTGGAGAAGCCCCGGTCCGGCAGGTGA
- a CDS encoding glycosyltransferase yields the protein MKVALVHDWLVTLRGGERVLEALCELFPQADVYTLLHQPGTMPPAIENRRIYTSFLQRIPGIHTRYRHFLPLFPRAIESFHLRDYELVLSSSHCVAKGIRKPLGAKHLGYIHAPMRYMWDLFDDYFGPGRASLPVRTAALAVRPWLQHWDRKTAAGVDRFLANSRNIATKIHRFWEREAGVVHPPVDLERFCADSLEGTGRGGYFLWLGAFAPYKRLDIALEAFRTLDAPLWVVGSGQEASKLTSSPLPPHIRFLGNVPDAEVPALYRNARALLFTGEEDFGLTPLESQATGRPVIAYAKGGVLETVTPRTGLFFSEQTPAALAAAVRQFDAWEADFRPEEARAQARGFSKAAFQRGIMAEVEALLRSPASPRAAQP from the coding sequence GTGAAGGTCGCCCTCGTCCATGACTGGCTCGTCACCCTGCGCGGCGGTGAGCGCGTCCTCGAAGCCCTCTGCGAGCTGTTCCCCCAGGCTGACGTCTACACCCTCCTCCACCAGCCCGGGACGATGCCGCCCGCCATCGAGAACCGGCGCATCTACACCTCGTTCCTCCAGCGCATCCCCGGCATCCATACCCGCTACCGGCACTTCCTCCCGCTCTTCCCGCGCGCCATCGAGTCCTTCCACCTGCGGGACTACGAGCTCGTCCTCTCCTCCAGCCACTGCGTCGCCAAGGGCATCCGCAAGCCGCTGGGGGCAAAGCACCTCGGGTACATCCATGCGCCCATGCGGTACATGTGGGATCTCTTCGATGACTACTTCGGGCCGGGCCGCGCCTCACTGCCCGTGAGGACGGCCGCGCTGGCCGTGAGGCCCTGGCTCCAGCACTGGGATCGGAAGACGGCCGCCGGCGTCGATCGCTTCCTCGCCAACAGCCGCAACATCGCCACGAAGATCCACCGCTTCTGGGAGCGCGAGGCGGGCGTCGTCCACCCGCCCGTGGATCTCGAGCGCTTCTGCGCCGACTCCCTCGAGGGCACGGGCCGGGGAGGGTACTTCCTCTGGCTCGGCGCCTTCGCTCCGTACAAGCGGCTCGACATCGCCCTGGAGGCCTTCCGCACCCTGGACGCGCCGCTGTGGGTCGTCGGCTCCGGCCAGGAGGCCTCGAAGCTCACCTCCAGCCCGCTGCCGCCGCACATCCGCTTCCTGGGCAACGTGCCGGACGCGGAGGTGCCCGCCCTCTACCGCAACGCCCGCGCGCTCCTCTTCACCGGCGAGGAGGACTTTGGCCTCACCCCGCTGGAGTCCCAGGCCACCGGCCGCCCCGTCATCGCCTACGCCAAGGGCGGCGTGCTGGAGACGGTCACCCCGCGCACCGGCCTCTTCTTCTCCGAGCAGACCCCCGCCGCGCTCGCTGCCGCGGTGCGCCAGTTCGACGCCTGGGAGGCCGACTTCCGTCCCGAGGAGGCTCGCGCCCAGGCCCGCGGCTTCTCCAAGGCTGCCTTCCAGCGCGGCATCATGGCGGAGGTGGAGGCGCTCCTCCGCTCGCCTGCCTCGCCTCGCGCCGCTCAGCCCTGA